A portion of the Patescibacteria group bacterium genome contains these proteins:
- a CDS encoding thioredoxin domain-containing protein, giving the protein MMNPFQQPESKTQFWFGAIAGVMALCTIGFVVLLVIMLRGGSFGSLAKEAKKVAPTDTTTPPVASAEIRDVSKADHLRGDIDADIILVEYSDMECPFCKQFHETVKQVVADNGDKVAWVYRHFPLDSLHQKARGEAIATECAADQGGNDAFWKFLDEVFTQTNSNDSLPETALPEIAEKIGLNRAKFESCLKSGDNADVVQADYDDAIAAGGTGTPFTVVVSKDEKIPVNGAVPLSQLQGIIDSLSN; this is encoded by the coding sequence GTTATGGCGTTGTGTACCATTGGTTTTGTCGTACTTTTGGTAATTATGCTGCGAGGTGGTTCGTTTGGTTCGCTAGCGAAAGAAGCAAAGAAAGTTGCGCCTACTGACACCACAACGCCACCAGTGGCAAGCGCAGAAATACGCGACGTTTCAAAGGCTGATCACCTTCGTGGGGACATTGATGCCGACATAATTTTGGTTGAATACTCTGACATGGAATGCCCATTCTGTAAGCAATTCCACGAAACAGTGAAGCAGGTTGTGGCCGACAATGGCGATAAGGTGGCTTGGGTATATCGACACTTTCCGCTCGACTCACTTCATCAAAAGGCCAGAGGAGAAGCCATTGCGACAGAGTGTGCGGCTGACCAGGGTGGTAATGACGCTTTCTGGAAGTTCCTAGATGAGGTTTTCACTCAGACGAACTCTAACGATTCACTCCCTGAGACGGCATTACCTGAGATTGCCGAGAAGATTGGGTTGAACCGAGCGAAATTTGAAAGCTGCTTGAAGAGCGGTGATAACGCCGATGTTGTGCAGGCTGACTACGACGACGCAATTGCGGCTGGTGGTACTGGCACGCCGTTCACAGTGGTCGTCTCCAAAGATGAAAAAATCCCTGTTAATGGAGCTGTTCCACTTTCTCAACTTCAGGGCATCATCGATTCCCTTAGCAACTAA